The following proteins are co-located in the Acidicapsa acidisoli genome:
- a CDS encoding LutC/YkgG family protein yields the protein MADSSNHRAAILGSIRRSLGASESLSAIAQEYAAIARTYTRSSMSSAIAVVELFEDRLREYDAGVYHSSAGSVADAIAEVLTARSKKSLVIPAGLPADWLSKDFAFGEADAFDAYRLDKAEGLLCGCTVAIAETGTIVLQNAPGQGPRILSLVPDYHLCVVFADQIVATVPEAFDRLKATSDLPTTFISGPSATADIEMTRIKGVHGPRFLDVLVVEEAKA from the coding sequence ATGGCTGACTCGTCGAATCATCGCGCTGCCATCCTCGGTAGCATTCGCCGTTCGCTCGGCGCTTCTGAATCGCTATCGGCAATCGCGCAGGAATACGCGGCGATTGCGCGTACCTACACGCGATCGAGCATGTCGAGCGCAATCGCTGTCGTGGAGTTATTTGAAGATCGTCTGCGGGAGTATGATGCCGGTGTTTACCACTCGTCTGCCGGGTCTGTTGCTGATGCCATTGCGGAGGTTCTGACCGCGCGCAGCAAGAAGAGCCTCGTGATTCCCGCAGGTCTTCCCGCTGACTGGCTGTCGAAGGATTTTGCTTTTGGAGAGGCAGATGCTTTCGACGCGTATCGGCTCGATAAGGCCGAAGGGCTCTTGTGCGGCTGCACTGTCGCCATCGCGGAGACGGGCACAATCGTCCTGCAGAATGCTCCGGGACAGGGACCGCGCATTCTGTCCCTTGTGCCTGACTATCATCTGTGTGTGGTCTTCGCGGATCAGATCGTCGCGACTGTTCCCGAAGCCTTCGACCGTCTGAAGGCTACTTCTGATTTACCGACGACGTTCATATCGGGCCCCTCGGCGACGGCGGATATCGAGATGACTCGTATCAAGGGCGTCCATGGACCGCGTTTCCTGGATGTACTGGTCGTTGAAGAAGCGAAAGCGTAA
- a CDS encoding LutB/LldF family L-lactate oxidation iron-sulfur protein, with product MSEVPAQTAHWNRQDFPAAAREMLENSQTRKNVQHATNVIQAKRNKVTAEMPDWEDLREAGAQVRAHALRHLDYYLTQFEANCTRAGGHVHWASDAVEANRIILGLVQQHQAKEVIKIKTMTSEEIGLNAHLEANGVRPVETDLAELIIQLGKDRPSHFVVPALHMNRQQVRAMFQREMNLPDLGDRPEDLATAARTYLREKFLRVKVAISGGNFLIADSGGICITESEGNGRMCLTLPDVLISIVGIEKVIPSFRDLEVFLQTLPRSATGERMNPYNSTWCGVHPGDGPKEFHVVLLDNGRSPILADKEARQTLQCIRCAACLNACPVYHQTGGHAYESVYAGPIGAILTPQLHSMGEGRSLPYASSLCGACYQVCPVKINIPEVLIHLRGKVVREDQATFAGKFSLWNIGMQAAAFLFKDASRLAMAERIGQIGQKPLVSKNGFIEWLPLMLNGWTQTRDLKAMPAQSFRDWWAKEKAPQANSSQRNEMGHDG from the coding sequence ATGAGTGAGGTTCCGGCACAGACGGCTCATTGGAATAGGCAGGATTTTCCAGCTGCGGCGCGCGAGATGCTTGAGAATTCGCAGACGCGGAAGAATGTGCAGCATGCGACGAACGTTATCCAGGCCAAGCGGAACAAAGTCACGGCGGAGATGCCGGATTGGGAAGATCTGCGTGAGGCCGGGGCGCAGGTGCGCGCTCATGCGCTGCGTCATCTGGATTACTATCTGACCCAATTTGAGGCCAATTGCACACGCGCAGGCGGACATGTGCATTGGGCCAGCGATGCGGTCGAGGCCAATCGCATCATCCTTGGATTGGTACAGCAACATCAGGCCAAAGAGGTCATCAAGATCAAGACGATGACCTCGGAAGAGATCGGCTTGAATGCGCACCTTGAGGCGAATGGTGTGCGGCCTGTCGAGACGGACCTCGCCGAGCTGATTATTCAACTCGGCAAGGATCGCCCTTCGCATTTTGTTGTGCCTGCGCTCCATATGAACCGGCAGCAGGTGCGCGCAATGTTTCAGCGGGAGATGAATCTTCCCGACTTAGGCGATCGGCCGGAAGACCTGGCGACGGCTGCGCGCACTTATCTTCGCGAGAAGTTTTTGCGTGTCAAGGTGGCTATCTCCGGCGGCAATTTTCTGATTGCGGACTCGGGCGGCATATGCATCACGGAGTCGGAAGGGAATGGCCGCATGTGCCTTACTTTGCCCGATGTTCTGATTTCAATCGTGGGCATCGAAAAGGTCATTCCCAGCTTTAGGGATCTTGAAGTCTTTCTGCAAACACTTCCTCGTTCGGCTACTGGCGAACGGATGAATCCCTATAACTCGACTTGGTGCGGGGTTCATCCGGGGGATGGTCCGAAGGAGTTTCATGTTGTGCTCCTGGATAACGGACGGAGTCCTATTCTGGCTGACAAGGAAGCACGTCAAACGCTGCAATGTATACGCTGTGCCGCGTGTCTCAATGCCTGCCCGGTTTACCACCAGACGGGAGGCCATGCGTATGAATCGGTGTATGCAGGACCGATCGGGGCTATTCTCACGCCGCAGTTGCATTCGATGGGAGAAGGGCGTTCGTTACCTTACGCCTCGTCGCTGTGCGGGGCTTGTTACCAGGTTTGTCCAGTCAAGATCAATATTCCGGAAGTGCTGATTCATCTTCGCGGGAAAGTTGTCCGCGAAGATCAGGCCACGTTTGCAGGCAAGTTCAGCCTTTGGAATATCGGCATGCAGGCCGCTGCGTTTCTTTTCAAGGATGCGAGCAGATTAGCTATGGCGGAACGCATTGGACAGATCGGACAAAAGCCGCTGGTTTCCAAGAATGGATTTATCGAATGGCTGCCGCTGATGCTCAACGGATGGACGCAGACGCGCGATCTCAAAGCTATGCCTGCGCAGTCCTTTCGCGATTGGTGGGCGAAGGAGAAGGCTCCGCAAGCGAATAGTTCGCAACGAAACGAGATGGGACACGATGGCTGA
- a CDS encoding (Fe-S)-binding protein gives MRVSLFITCYNDALFPETGKAVVSVLERLGHEIEFRPEQTCCGQMHWNTGYLREAVPIIRHFVQVYRDAEMVVIPSSSCVSMMRDHYIKAAEMEGDARLVTEIESLLPRIYEFSEFLVRKLGVEDVGAAYPHKVTYHASCHSMRSLHLGDIPIRLLKQVRGLDLQPIQNMQECCGFGGTFSIKNADVSSAMLADKVRNVLNTGAEVCTAVDNSCLMHLYGSLHRQRTFVRTAHLAEILASGHAGAKVEEVRA, from the coding sequence GTGCGCGTCTCCCTATTTATCACTTGTTATAACGACGCTCTCTTTCCGGAGACGGGCAAGGCGGTCGTCAGTGTCCTGGAGCGGCTGGGACACGAGATTGAGTTTCGTCCCGAGCAGACGTGCTGCGGACAGATGCACTGGAATACAGGTTATCTGCGCGAGGCTGTTCCAATCATCCGACATTTTGTGCAGGTTTATCGGGATGCGGAGATGGTGGTGATTCCGTCTTCGTCGTGCGTTTCCATGATGCGGGATCATTACATTAAGGCGGCGGAGATGGAAGGCGACGCCAGGCTTGTCACGGAGATTGAGTCGCTGCTGCCGCGGATCTATGAGTTCTCCGAGTTCCTCGTGCGTAAGCTGGGAGTTGAGGACGTCGGCGCGGCGTATCCGCACAAGGTGACTTACCATGCGAGTTGCCATTCGATGCGCAGTTTGCATCTGGGCGATATTCCGATCCGGCTGTTGAAGCAGGTGCGCGGACTCGACTTGCAGCCGATCCAGAACATGCAGGAGTGCTGCGGTTTTGGAGGGACTTTTTCGATCAAGAATGCGGATGTTTCGTCAGCGATGCTGGCGGACAAAGTGCGCAACGTGCTGAATACGGGCGCGGAGGTGTGCACGGCGGTCGATAACAGTTGTCTGATGCATCTCTATGGCTCGCTGCACCGGCAAAGGACGTTTGTGCGGACTGCGCATCTGGCGGAGATTCTTGCCTCCGGTCATGCAGGCGCGAAGGTCGAGGAAGTGCGCGCATGA
- a CDS encoding FAD-binding and (Fe-S)-binding domain-containing protein, with translation METSLESASQIQIGDQLADPTEIRQLLQELIDPDRILIRPIERIAFASDASCYRLIPRAVIQPKTAEEIKHLFLFSHEHEIPLVFRAGGTSLSGQAITDGILVDIGRYWRNVRVEKNGQTIRVQPGLIGQQANNELRLYGRKIGPDPASIASCRMGGILSNNSSGMCCGVVQNAYHTLSSLTFILPSGTQIDTADLNADNIFHLLEPQLCKTLLKLKTKIEGNTALATRIRSKYKTKNTTGYSLNAFLDFDRAIDIFSHLIIGSEGTLAFIAEAVLKTVPDYPLKSTSLLLFPDLYAACSAIGAFTAAGAAALEVMDRASLRSVESQPGIMPYLKELPDAAAGLLVEFQAPNEAQRRDFEISATAVVATLTLQRPAEFTSDPVEQAKLWKIRKGMFPSVGAVRAAGTTALMEDIAIPVDRLAEAATDLRALFSKHGYDNAIIFGHAKDGNLHFVLTQGFNTEFEIGRYREFMDDVVEMVVGKYDGALKAEHGTGRNMAPFVETEWGPDAYRIMQELKAVTDPHNLLNPGVIVNADPLAHVSDLKQMPVVEPEVDKCIECGFCEHSCPSRDLTLTPRQRIVVRREMQRLKDSDAPDATYAALDCDFPYMALDTCAADGLCATDCPVQIDTGKLTKRFRTMRHSPMAAKIAETAARNFALAEFGARFALAAGHLIESTFGPNSMTAITRQFDRVSRKLFDAAFWKWSYPMPKPRRGKLPVQPREGADAVYYPACISRIMGALPGESEEPSNMQALLNIAGRAKIHLHIPRDLAGHCCGVPFSSKGFDAANNIAVNHTIESFYRWSDSGRLPILIDTSPCTYGLKTCRPQLTPENQQKFDKLRILDSVEYAQSTILPKLPIVRKLPSVALHPVCSASKMGIATKLTALAQSCSEEVVVPMEAGCCAFAGDRGFLHPELTASATQSEAAELESRPQDGYFSSSRTCEIGMTRATGKLYRSYLHLLDFASRP, from the coding sequence ATGGAAACCTCACTGGAATCAGCATCTCAGATACAGATCGGGGATCAGCTAGCTGACCCCACAGAAATCCGGCAACTCCTCCAGGAGTTGATTGATCCGGATCGTATTCTGATACGTCCAATCGAACGCATCGCCTTTGCCTCGGACGCCAGCTGTTATCGCTTGATTCCCCGCGCCGTCATCCAGCCAAAGACCGCCGAAGAGATCAAGCATCTTTTCCTATTCAGCCATGAACACGAAATCCCACTGGTCTTTCGCGCCGGTGGCACCAGTCTCTCCGGTCAGGCAATCACCGACGGCATCCTCGTCGATATCGGCCGCTACTGGCGCAACGTCCGCGTAGAGAAGAACGGCCAGACCATCCGCGTTCAACCAGGACTGATCGGTCAGCAGGCCAACAACGAGCTACGCCTCTATGGCCGAAAAATAGGCCCCGACCCGGCATCCATCGCAAGTTGCCGCATGGGAGGAATTCTCTCCAACAACTCCAGCGGCATGTGCTGCGGAGTCGTGCAGAACGCCTATCACACCCTCAGTTCCCTCACCTTCATCCTGCCCTCGGGAACGCAGATCGATACCGCCGATCTCAATGCCGACAACATCTTCCATCTGCTTGAACCGCAACTCTGCAAAACACTCCTCAAGCTGAAAACAAAGATTGAAGGCAACACCGCGCTCGCCACACGAATCCGGTCGAAATACAAAACCAAGAACACCACGGGCTACTCGCTCAACGCGTTCCTGGACTTCGACCGTGCGATCGACATTTTCAGTCATCTGATCATCGGCTCGGAGGGCACGCTGGCCTTCATCGCCGAAGCGGTGCTGAAGACAGTCCCCGACTACCCTTTGAAGTCGACCAGCTTGCTTTTGTTTCCCGACCTCTACGCAGCCTGTTCCGCCATTGGTGCCTTCACCGCCGCGGGAGCAGCCGCCCTTGAGGTGATGGATCGCGCATCCCTGCGCTCAGTCGAATCGCAGCCAGGCATCATGCCGTATCTGAAAGAGCTACCTGACGCTGCAGCCGGTTTGCTGGTCGAGTTCCAGGCGCCGAACGAAGCGCAGCGCCGCGACTTCGAGATCAGTGCCACTGCCGTCGTCGCCACTCTGACCCTGCAGCGCCCCGCTGAATTCACCAGCGACCCGGTCGAGCAAGCCAAGCTGTGGAAGATTCGCAAAGGCATGTTTCCTTCCGTCGGAGCAGTGCGCGCCGCCGGCACCACAGCCTTGATGGAAGACATCGCAATTCCCGTAGACCGCCTCGCCGAAGCAGCCACCGACCTCCGAGCCCTCTTCAGCAAGCACGGATACGACAACGCCATCATCTTCGGCCACGCCAAGGACGGCAACCTGCACTTCGTCCTGACCCAGGGCTTCAACACAGAGTTCGAAATCGGCCGTTACCGCGAATTCATGGACGACGTGGTTGAAATGGTCGTCGGCAAGTACGACGGCGCGCTCAAAGCCGAACACGGCACCGGACGCAACATGGCTCCCTTCGTCGAAACCGAGTGGGGCCCGGACGCCTATCGCATCATGCAGGAGTTGAAGGCGGTCACCGATCCGCACAACCTGCTCAATCCCGGAGTTATCGTCAATGCCGATCCGCTGGCCCATGTCTCAGACCTGAAACAGATGCCGGTCGTCGAGCCCGAAGTGGACAAATGCATAGAATGCGGCTTCTGCGAACATAGCTGTCCCAGCCGCGACCTCACGCTCACTCCGCGTCAGCGCATCGTAGTCCGCCGCGAAATGCAACGGCTGAAAGACTCCGACGCGCCCGACGCAACCTATGCCGCTCTGGACTGCGATTTTCCCTACATGGCGCTCGATACCTGCGCTGCCGACGGACTCTGCGCCACCGATTGCCCGGTCCAGATTGACACCGGCAAGCTCACCAAGCGATTTCGCACCATGCGCCACTCCCCGATGGCGGCAAAAATCGCAGAAACCGCAGCGCGCAACTTCGCCCTTGCCGAATTTGGAGCGCGCTTTGCCCTTGCCGCCGGACACCTCATCGAAAGCACCTTTGGCCCCAATTCGATGACAGCCATCACCAGGCAGTTTGACCGCGTCTCCAGAAAACTCTTCGATGCCGCATTCTGGAAATGGAGCTATCCCATGCCAAAACCCCGGCGCGGCAAGCTCCCAGTTCAACCCCGCGAAGGCGCAGACGCAGTCTATTACCCTGCTTGCATCTCGCGAATCATGGGCGCATTACCCGGCGAATCAGAGGAACCCTCCAACATGCAGGCCCTGCTCAATATCGCCGGACGCGCCAAAATCCATCTCCACATCCCGCGCGATCTCGCCGGACATTGCTGCGGCGTTCCCTTTTCTTCTAAAGGCTTCGACGCCGCCAACAACATCGCCGTCAATCACACCATCGAGAGCTTCTACCGCTGGTCTGACTCCGGCCGTCTGCCCATCCTCATCGACACCAGCCCCTGCACCTACGGCCTCAAAACCTGCCGCCCGCAACTCACGCCCGAGAACCAGCAGAAGTTCGACAAGCTGCGCATCCTCGATTCGGTCGAATACGCGCAAAGCACGATCCTGCCTAAACTGCCGATCGTACGTAAGCTGCCTTCGGTCGCATTGCACCCGGTCTGCTCCGCCTCCAAGATGGGCATCGCAACCAAACTGACCGCGCTCGCCCAGTCCTGCAGCGAAGAGGTCGTAGTTCCGATGGAAGCCGGTTGCTGCGCCTTTGCAGGAGACCGCGGTTTCCTGCATCCCGAACTCACCGCCTCCGCCACGCAAAGCGAGGCCGCAGAGTTGGAATCCCGGCCCCAAGACGGCTATTTCTCCTCAAGCCGCACCTGCGAAATCGGCATGACCCGCGCCACCGGCAAACTCTACCGCTCCTATCTTCACTTACTAGACTTCGCATCGCGCCCATAA
- the glpK gene encoding glycerol kinase GlpK, producing the protein MAYILSLDQGTTSSRAILFDHSGAIAAVAQQEFKQIYPKPGWVEHDPTEILTSQMSCAVQAMVRAGVEPRDVAALGITNQRETVVVWERETGRPIYNAIVWQDRRGAAHCERLIAEGAEPMVREKTGLVLDPYFSATKVAWILENVPGARVQAEAGKLAMGTVDSWLIWNLTNGVGKAPVHVTDQTNTSRTLLYNIVEGRWDEELLRLFGIPAGVLPEVRWSSERIGEVNTSLGLGGIPIAGIAGDQQAALFGQLCFHPGEAKNTYGTGCFLLQNIGTGFLQSKNRLITTLAASANRRLEYALEGSIFIGGAVVQWLRDNLKLIGSSAEVELLAASVPDSDGVVFVPAFVGLGAPHWDPHASGLLIGLRRSTQPGHIARAALESIAFQVADALEAMQQDSASGTGIELPALRVDGGAAVNDLMMQFQADVLRVPVIRPQVTETTALGAAYLAGLAAGFWGGESELCAQRQNDVRFEPSQNAADVAARRNRWKEAVERSRRWNV; encoded by the coding sequence ATGGCATACATTCTTTCACTCGATCAGGGAACGACCAGTTCGCGCGCGATTTTGTTTGACCACTCGGGCGCGATTGCCGCTGTGGCGCAGCAGGAATTCAAACAGATTTATCCAAAGCCGGGCTGGGTGGAGCATGATCCGACCGAGATTTTGACATCGCAGATGAGCTGCGCGGTGCAGGCGATGGTGCGCGCGGGAGTGGAGCCGCGGGATGTGGCGGCGCTGGGAATTACCAATCAGCGCGAGACCGTGGTGGTGTGGGAGCGCGAGACAGGAAGGCCGATCTATAACGCTATTGTCTGGCAGGACCGGCGTGGCGCAGCGCATTGCGAACGGTTGATTGCGGAGGGCGCGGAGCCGATGGTTCGTGAGAAGACGGGGCTGGTGCTGGACCCGTATTTTTCGGCGACCAAGGTGGCGTGGATTCTGGAGAACGTGCCGGGTGCGCGGGTGCAGGCCGAGGCGGGGAAGCTGGCGATGGGCACTGTGGATAGCTGGCTGATCTGGAATCTGACGAATGGGGTTGGTAAGGCTCCCGTCCATGTTACGGACCAGACGAATACTTCGCGGACACTGCTTTACAACATCGTCGAAGGGCGCTGGGATGAGGAGTTGCTGCGCCTGTTCGGAATTCCTGCGGGCGTTTTGCCTGAGGTGCGGTGGTCGAGCGAGCGGATTGGCGAGGTGAACACTTCGCTCGGACTGGGCGGGATTCCGATTGCAGGGATTGCAGGCGATCAGCAGGCAGCGCTGTTTGGGCAGCTTTGTTTTCATCCGGGCGAGGCGAAGAATACGTATGGTACCGGGTGTTTTCTGTTGCAGAACATCGGAACGGGCTTTCTGCAATCGAAGAACAGGCTGATTACGACGCTGGCGGCGAGCGCCAATCGGCGGCTGGAGTATGCGCTGGAAGGCAGCATCTTTATTGGTGGGGCGGTTGTGCAGTGGCTGCGCGACAATCTGAAGCTGATCGGCTCTTCGGCGGAGGTGGAATTGCTGGCGGCTTCGGTCCCGGACAGCGACGGGGTGGTTTTTGTGCCGGCGTTTGTCGGTCTGGGCGCTCCGCACTGGGACCCTCATGCAAGCGGATTGTTGATCGGACTTCGCCGTAGCACGCAGCCGGGGCACATTGCGCGGGCGGCTCTTGAAAGCATCGCGTTCCAAGTTGCGGATGCGCTGGAGGCTATGCAGCAGGATTCAGCGTCCGGGACGGGAATCGAGCTGCCGGCTTTGCGTGTCGATGGCGGGGCGGCGGTGAACGATCTGATGATGCAGTTTCAGGCGGATGTGCTGCGGGTTCCGGTGATTCGGCCTCAGGTTACGGAGACGACGGCGCTGGGTGCGGCGTATCTGGCGGGGTTGGCAGCTGGATTCTGGGGTGGGGAAAGCGAGCTTTGTGCGCAGCGGCAGAATGATGTGCGCTTTGAGCCGAGCCAGAATGCAGCGGATGTAGCTGCGCGACGGAATCGCTGGAAAGAGGCGGTGGAGCGGTCTCGTCGCTGGAATGTTTGA